One Hordeum vulgare subsp. vulgare chromosome 4H, MorexV3_pseudomolecules_assembly, whole genome shotgun sequence DNA window includes the following coding sequences:
- the LOC123447223 gene encoding myb-related protein Hv33-like, with amino-acid sequence MSKASRGPRQAVRRGPWSTEEDAKLMNHVAKHGVGRWGDIPRLAGIERGGKSCRLRWLNYLRPDLKRAALSQEEEDLIIRLHSIIGNSWSLIAACLPGRTDNGVKNFWNASIKHKLRRRGIDPDTHEPVADDNGSRNGDVLPSHLAAGGDPCSHGALPLPDSISRYADTDPLQLQHGVALVQPVVSSSSTVGSNPSSSGCDAGEQWNNRADSGSRLFELTESSITTTTTTTTESATTNHLPSPVQAVGAAPRVP; translated from the exons ATGTCGAAGGCGTCGCGCGGCCCCAGGCAGGCGGTGAGGAGAGGCCCGTGGTCGACGGAGGAGGACGCCAAGCTGATGAACCACGTCGCCAAGCATGGCGTCGGCCGCTGGGGTGATATCCCTAGGCTAGCAG GCATTGAGAGGGGCGGGAAGAGCTGCAGGCTGAGGTGGCTGAACTACCTCCGGCCGGACCTCAAGCGGGCCGCCCTCTCTCaggaagaggaagatctcatcatCCGACTCCACTCCATCATAGGCAACAG CTGGTCTCTGATCGCGGCGTGCCTGCCGGGGCGGACGGACAACGGGGTCAAGAACTTCTGGAACGCCTCCATCAAGCACAAGCTCCGCCGGCGCGGCATCGACCCGGATACCCACGAGCCGGTGGCCGACGACAACGGTAGCAGGAACGGCGACGTCCTGCCATCCCACCTTGCGGCAGGTGGCGACCCGTGCAGCCATGGAGCCCTGCCGCTGCCGGACTCCATCAGTCGCTACGCGGACACGGACCCGCTGCAGCTCCAGCACGGCGTTGCACTTGTACAGCCGGTGGTGTCCAGCTCCAGCACGGTGGGCTCTAACCCGTCCAGCTCCGGCTGCGACGCCGGCGAGCAGTGGAACAACCGCGCAGACAGCGGGAGCCGGCTGTTCGAGCTGACGGAGAGCAGTATTACTACAACTACAACCACCACCACCGAGTCGGCCACCACGAACCACCTCCCGTCGCCGGTCCAAGCTGTCGGAGCTGCTCCGCGAGTACCATGA